A genomic segment from Methanosphaera sp. WGK6 encodes:
- a CDS encoding protein-ADP-ribose hydrolase has protein sequence MENIDYLIEYLLRENPQIKINNNLNTFKDKLQIYRSLVNIRQAKPISDKYLEKEQELLSYIRKSKSTIKQEDIIKLNESNPTNHENNDNIISLWKGDITTLSVEAIVNAANSQGLGCFTPCHNCIDNQINTYAGVSLRLECNEIMKNYNYNIPTGEAFITKAYNLPSKHVIHTVGPIIEDHVTKKHERLLANCYTNSLELARENNIRSIAFPCISTGVFRFPIELASKIAVKTVDNYLDKYYESFDNVIFNLYTKGDVEIYERTI, from the coding sequence ATGGAAAATATTGATTATTTAATAGAATACCTACTAAGAGAAAATCCACAAATAAAAATTAACAATAATCTAAATACATTCAAGGATAAACTCCAAATATATCGTAGTCTAGTAAATATAAGACAGGCAAAACCAATAAGTGACAAATACCTTGAAAAAGAACAAGAATTACTAAGTTATATACGGAAAAGTAAATCTACAATAAAACAGGAAGATATAATTAAACTAAATGAAAGTAATCCTACTAATCATGAAAACAATGATAATATAATCTCATTATGGAAGGGCGATATAACTACGCTTTCTGTTGAAGCAATAGTAAATGCAGCAAATTCGCAAGGATTAGGATGTTTTACACCATGCCATAACTGTATAGATAACCAGATAAATACATATGCAGGAGTAAGTCTAAGACTTGAATGTAATGAAATAATGAAAAATTACAACTATAACATACCCACTGGAGAAGCATTTATTACAAAAGCATATAATCTACCATCAAAACATGTAATTCACACAGTAGGACCAATAATAGAAGATCATGTAACAAAAAAACATGAAAGACTATTAGCAAACTGTTATACTAATTCACTGGAACTAGCAAGAGAAAATAATATAAGAAGTATTGCATTTCCTTGTATATCAACAGGAGTATTCAGATTTCCAATAGAACTTGCATCAAAAATAGCAGTAAAAACAGTAGATAATTATTTAGATAAATATTATGAATCATTTGATAATGTAATATTTAACTTATACACTAAAGGAGATGTTGAAATATATGAAAGAACTATCTGA